The genomic window AGCTGACCCGCATGCTCGGCGCGGCGGGGAGGGTCGCCGATCATGCCGGGCTCCGCCCGTGGCGCGTCATCGCGCTCCGCGGCGCCGCCCGCGGACGGCTCGGCGACGCGCTCGTCGAGGCATCCGCATCGACCGGTGAACCGGAGCACAAGCTCGCGGGTAAGCCCCTGCGCGCCCCGCTCCTGCTCGCGGTCGTCGCGACGATCACCGAACCGCACAAGAAGGTGCCCGCATGGGAGCAGGAGGCCGTCGCCTCCGGCGTCGCCCATGTCCTCAGCCTGCTCCTCGACGACGCCGGGTGGGGCGTCATGTGGCGGACGGGGCCGTACACGCGGCATCCCGCCGTCGCGCGCATGCACGACCTCGCACCCGGCGAGCTGCTGCTGGGCTGGCTCTACGTCGGCGGACGCGCCGAGCATCGCAGGCCCGGCCGCCCGGCCGACGTCGCACGGCGATTCAG from Agromyces sp. LHK192 includes these protein-coding regions:
- a CDS encoding nitroreductase family protein, with the translated sequence MASAFEAALSRRSSSKVTDAAPDDAELTRMLGAAGRVADHAGLRPWRVIALRGAARGRLGDALVEASASTGEPEHKLAGKPLRAPLLLAVVATITEPHKKVPAWEQEAVASGVAHVLSLLLDDAGWGVMWRTGPYTRHPAVARMHDLAPGELLLGWLYVGGRAEHRRPGRPADVARRFSVLD